The Salvia miltiorrhiza cultivar Shanhuang (shh) chromosome 2, IMPLAD_Smil_shh, whole genome shotgun sequence DNA window tattgtttcttatataaatatagaatataaaaatatttttcgtgaatATTGCACCGGGTTCAATTGCTAgttatgttaattaatttatcactaCTCAAGTTAAAATTCACCCATAAATGTCCATAGAAAATTTCACCTATTTGTCGATCTATATAACACAAATTTGTAACatcattttatattaaaaatatatatttcactTTAAACTTGAAACCAATTACGTAAATCGATAATCATGGCAGTCACAATATATCCTCCTTCGTCGAAACGACAGAAGTTGGACAATAGTCGATGACATCTAGGAAATGAAGCAATCAATTGATCCAATGATGATAATTTTATGATGgcatcaattttaatatttaattagctGCCAAGCGTATATCACAATGAATATTTTCAACATGAATTTACCTTATCTAATTCTCAATTTGATGTTATCTTATTTCTGCTTCGATGTTTTCAATTAAAGTTCGGTTGTATTATATAAAGCCCACCAACaccatttttctttctctttttgcTATTTTGTTGTTTCAATGGCTTTAAGCTTCACACTGCGCTGCAACCTGCAGTAAGCtcttttacttatttattattGCTCTCTCTGGCTCTCTTagagagaatattttttttagtgtaGTTAGAGAGACATAATTTACTTAACTAAATAGTTGATCTGTTTTTATTTCTTGATATATGTCACCTTTAGTGAACTATTATAAATATGTACGTAACAAATATATATTGCATTACATGTAATTCGTTGGTATACTATTGAAAAAAATCAACTGGAATAATACCCCTAAAAAtctattttgataaaaaaaaaatgtaatttactaatttttatgTCGACACAGCATCTTCTTTCAGTGTGCATTTCTGTGAAATTTGGCTAAATTATCAGCGATTATTTTGCGGTTAATTGTagattttgtttatttatacgTGACAAAATGTATTGCTTGCAAATTACAATATTCATCCGTTCATATATATAAGGTTTAATTTGAGAACACCCTTAACTAGGAACCACTCTAGTCCATAGATCTTAGTAATATATGATAAGGACTAATTTTCACacgaataatttttttatacatacaATAATGCTTCTTCTATGATGATGTTGTCTTATGATGAGGCTTCTTTTCATGATGATGTTGTCTTATGTGTACGAATGCTTCATTTATaatctatattaatatattatatattttatatattacaaCAATGCTTTGTTCATAGTTAATAAGaataacttttacatttaaaTCGCCCTGTGTGTGAGAGAGTAGAAATGTGTGCGTTTATGAATTTTTCTCTAAAAAAGTAAATTGTTAGTCTTTTTGGATTCAGGCAGTGCAAAGCGAATTTTGAGAATTTCCTCCAAATGCGACACTTTGAAAGAAAcgaatttgttgtaaatttgtGAGTTGTTGAAAAAATATCTGTTTTGATTTCATTCCATATATAAGTTCTGAAAAGAGTGTTATGTAATGCAGAAGAAGTGCATTATCAGAGGAGAGATTGAAGATGAGGACTAGTGCACTGCATCTCAACAACAATATCAATGTCCTTAAAAACCAACTTGTGTCAAGACAATTCCTCTTGAAGCATGGATCCACGTCACCCTTCCAGCATGGCGCGCTGTCATCATCCTCATTGGCTGCCGACTCCAGCCAGAGTGGCTTGGAGGAGCATTCTTTGTTGACTAATGATGTGAAGTTCAACCGCGTTAACTGCCTTGTGTGGTTACTGCATGAATCTGCTAGAAGCTTCTCTGCTGCAGTGAAGAGTCTTGGATTGGGTGGAGCCGGCCCACCGCTCGCAATGGCATGGATTGGCGTCGACGTGCATGCGTGGCACAAGCACATATCATATCAGGTTAAATGATTTTTGACAAAAGATGGTCATGATTTTGTTATTAGTGGTGGTGATTTGCATTGCATAATGAGAAATTGGTTATTTTCTTTAAATCTTGAAAATTGGAATAGTTTTGTGGTGATTAAGGTTGTAATATATGTTGAAGCTACGTGGGATCATAACACAGTTCATACAGATTACAGATACAACTTTGACAAAGATAATGATCCTTTTTTATTAGCATGCAGATGTGGTTAGGAGGAATATTGCATCATAAGAAGTTAATTGGTTATTTCttgaaattttaattgtttCGTGGTGATTAATGATTGAAACTACATATGGATCATAACATACCAactttgacaaaaaaaaataactttttatcAGTAGATGTGATTGATAGCATTGCATAATAAATTGTTTAACTTTTTATATCTTGAAAGATGTAATAGTTTTGTGGTGGTTGAGGTTGTAATTAAGGTTTAAGCTACATGGGATTATGACACATTCATACAAATATAAACTTTGACAAAAATAATTCTCACTTTTTTTTCAGCAAATGTGATTAGGAGTATTACATAGTAAGAAGTTGGGTATTTGTTGAAAATTGTAAAAGTTTTGTTATGGGTGAAGGTTGTAAGACTAGAAGTAGATTGAAACTTGTTTCAGGTTGCAGTTTATGCATTGCTGATGGCAGTAACAGAAGTGGAGTTGTTCCTCTCTCACAATCGCAGCAGCAATCCTTCTCCAGTTCTCAACATGTAAGTCCAACAAATGTTTCAATCTTGTGTAAGTCCAACATCTCGACCGCAGCATGATCATTCCCCTTGTTCCAATCAGCCTATCTCCGAAGGCGAACTTTCTAGGAGATCTCATAGACAGTCAGCTAAACACAAGGGACCCGAAGCTAGTGCAATGGTTCAGGATGGTGGAGCTTCCACGAATATCCGGTTCTTTCATGGCATTGTTCAAGAAATGGACTATGGAGTATGCTGGGAGGTCAGtcgaaaaaagaaagaaaaaaccgtGCTGTCTGATTACATACTTGTAGGTTTGAGCTCTAAGCACAAACAATTCAGTGGTGTTGCAGGAACAGCCATGGCCATGACGTGCTGTGCTTGTATACAAAAGCTAGGATCAGAGCGAATTTCGTGTTGTTTATTCTCAGATTCAATCGGGGATGCCTTGTTCGATCTCATGGATGCAACAAACAATTTAGTACCTCTTGATAAACTGCATTTTCTAGCAACTGAGGCGGGATTCGAGGAGGATTTTCTGTCCTATTTTGGAAGCAAGATTCTACCTCATAAAAATGTTGAAGATGTTGAGTTTTGGATTCGTTTGGTTCAGAGAAAACTCTGTGCAGCATTTCACAGAGAAAGTGTTGCTAGCAACACGCGCATTCTTAGCAATGAGGTAAGCACatatcttttgttttttttttggaacgTTTCAATAATGTCTCCACCTCTCGTGTAGAGATGAGTGACGGCCTTATGGATGTTGGCAGGTCGGAGAAAACAGTTTGGCCACTCTCGCTCTGTTTGCTTATCTTGGAAGAGAAACGAGGCTGTTCTTATCAAGGCATGGGATTAGGGTTCTTGACAAGCAAACAAGAGACTTTGTGAGGTATGTTTTTTGTTGTATTTTTGGTGTCTTTGGCTTGAAGATACTCTACTTGAGCTCGTTTCGTGTTGTTTTGCAGCTACTTGGAGTGCGGCATCCTGTTCATATATCCGGAGTTCTCAACCTTATCCGAGTATCAGCTCTTGATGGAGGTCTATTAGCATGCACtattaaaattgataataaaattagtgatatAGTATCGGATGGCTGATAACTCTTCTCAAACAGGTGATAATCGATGAGATCGGATGGCTCAACTTTTACGCGGCATACAACAATCAGCTGCGTCAAGAGAGAAGGAGATCAAAGCACCCTCCCATTCAAGCAGAGAAGGAGATCACATTACATGCCGTTTTCACTGTATGCTACGACGTGATTTTGGGCTATGCTCATTGCAGCAATTCCAAACATCAAGCATTAGGTGCTGATCTGCTAAATTTCTTGCTTAGAAGGTGATCAGATTTTTTCCAATTTTGCTGGTTTTCTGCTTGCTGCTGTTGTGATTAGCAAAGCctctgattttttattttatttttatcattgtGTGAACAGTCAAGCCTTGCTGTCTACATGTTTGGAAGATTACTGGGTGGCTTATGATGGAACAATGTGAGGTCTATTAACACGATAGACTAACAAAAGAAATGTTTCTTTGAACTCTGCGTGTGTGAAGTTGCatttttttgttcattttctTGCAGTGAAATGCAGAAGATTGTGGAGAAGAATGATCCTGACATGATGGCTTCTTCATGGATGAAGGGCGCGAAGAGCTCTTATGCAGTGGATACACGTTATAGACCGACTGAAATCAACAAAGTCGAGAAGCATATTCAAAATCTGGTAGGCCTAATGGATCAATCACTAAGGATCTTGAAACCATCTGTGCAATTATCTGTTTCTGAAGAGATTTCTGCATTTTCGTTGTGTTTCTCTTGTGGATTCTCGATTTACACCAAGGATTTCCATTGAAACAAGATAAATTTTGTTGGATATGGCAGGCTACTAGTTCTTCTTCATTTCAAGGTGAAAGTGAAAACTTCCTAGATTCGGGCCATACATCAAAACCAAAGGCGTTTCAACGCAATTTTCTCAGAAAGTACACACGTGATCTTGTAGCTGCAAGCATTGTGAGTTGAATGAAATGATCTTATCAATAGACACTGCATATTCAAAAGTCTTGCTTATACACAACCTTAAACTACTTTTAGGATGTCTGGATGGGCACGCAGCTGCTCTTCGTGGACATCTCGTATACCATGAGGCTCGTGCAGAAGAAACTGCGTGGCCAAAGAGTGACGAAGAGGGAGAGGAGGAAGATTCAAAGAACAACATCAGACATGTTCACACTCATTCCAGTAGCAATACTAATGCTACTTCCAGTAAGCTAGTTTTAGTGCAGTTGTTTGATCAAAGATTTTACGTTGTTTTAGTGTTAGAATCCCTTCCATAACTACGTTAGTCTCTAGAATTTTAGTACATCATCATGATCAAGATAACAGCAGAGTTTGTCTGTTTTATAGGTTTCTGCTGTAGGCCATGCAGCTATGTTTGCTGCAATCAAGAAATACATGCCTAATCTGGTcagtttctttttttctttttttttttgcaccttttatttacatatttttatctaatttttcGCCTTATCTTTTGCCTCATTTCCCGTTGCTAGATCCCTTCTCCCTACTCGGATGAACGGCTAGACTTAGTGAAGCAGCTGAAGAGAATAAAGAAGATGAAGGTTAGGCTGATTGGGATTGAAGAATCTGCATCTAAAGCTGTTAAACATTAGCCTGTTGTGAATGTATATTGTGAAAATTTGATGTGATTATATTCCTAACAGAAGATTTGCATTTGATATGTGTTTGTACAGTGAAGACTATGTATAATATAGTACATGATCTGTAAATATTGGTTTGGAAATAATTATGTATGATGTTTTCTAGCTAGATACGTTTGCATTATCCTTCAAGCTTTTAGCTcctattgatttttttatattttgtgcGTTATTATGCCTCATGTAATATACTTTTCAAACATGCAGTAGTATTATGTGACATAAACTCAAAGAGTTGCAAAAATGATCATTTCAGAGTGCATATAAATAGATTTTATTAGGCACATACAATAAAAAGCTGGAATAGCTCAGTTGGTTAGAGCGTGTGGCTGTTAACCACAAGGTCGAAGGTTCAACCCCTTCTTCTAGCcctatttttatgtttttgtttatgatttaataatattttattttttaaaaatatatttgttcaGATTTCCATTTTTAATTCTTGGAGACTCTATATTTTTTGTTGAGATttacattattattaaattaaaacctCTATTATAAGTTATGTATCCCgtacataatatatatgtaattacAAAGTGAGATGTTGCATATAATATGCATTTTCTAAGTGTGATAAAGAAACAAAACGTGACATTGATGGGTGTGTTATCGAATGAAATAGCCAGGTTGTAAATGATTTTCAGACCCTTATTATATAGCCTATCACGGTACTCATAGCATTTTGGATAAGGACTACATCTATTTTATTGCCACCACCTAGTCAACATTTCTCGAAATATATATTTCTTAGAATTTGTCTAAATGCTACCAAATACACAAATAACTTCCTAAGGGGGAggaacacaaattttaagataaaattattgagtattttaaaaatagtgaaaatatattataattaatattaaaagtgaTGAAAATGCGTTATACTCCCCCCCCCCCCGTCGCTAAAAAGttggcacagattttaagaaaaaatgtgatAGTTGTGTTTGAGTGGAGATTGGATTCCAcacttttttgtaaatagtgagtGTAAAAATTTGTGAAGTCATTtctaaataaagaaatatcaCAATTTTTAGAGACATCTAAATATGGTAATAAAGTCGCAATTTCCAGggagggacggatggagtaattaatattgaaagtgttgaaaagtaagaataaatgagatattatCAGTGGTGGGACAGTGTCCCAAAATGAATAGACtctaaaaaaaaagataaaaagttatttgggggacggagagAATACATGCTTTTCATATGCATTTACTAATTTATGATTTGGTTGTCAAAAAAGTCACCTCAACACGCTAAATTATTCCGAATATGAGGGCTTTTAAAAGTGGTCCCCACTATTTAAGAGTATCTTCTCCATAGTTGAATAGCCtaaatttttcttttcattttatctttatttttaatgttctttaacattaaatttaataataaaaatttcattaaaattaaaactaaaattaaatattacattaatttaaataaaacaatattaaaataattaaaaaatatataactatGGTTCGATAGGACCAAATCGTGCCCATATATGCTTGACCAAATCATTATGAAGGTGGGCCTGCATTCGGCTGTCACGAAGGGTAATGTTTCGGGCCATATAGCGTCGAATTGTTGGAAGAATTATTGGAAGAAAACATTTTTGTAGTTGATAAATGCATGATGAAGAATAGAGTAgtggaaaatgatgaagaactaagtaggtatttatagaaggaaaaaaaaagtcaaaTTCGACTATTTCTCTCAGTTTACcattgaatatttatttttatttttttatattgtagGGAAATTGGTGATTGGACTTtgcattgcacgcacccaaccAATTTTCAGCTTCTAAGCCCGGTGCAGAGGAGAAGTGTGGTATTTTGGGGGCCTTGGTCGAGCGCGCCGGCACCCAAACCCCCCACTACAGATGCTCTAAGGAGCGATTATTTTGAAGGATTGGTTTTGATAGattaaaatatagtaagacTTCTTTGTTTACTTCGatagattgaaactttggaatatcTTAATCTTTGATTATTTCTCTTATTTGAGCTATTGTTTGATTTATATCTCATAATATATGATTGGAAAAATCCTATATTTAAAGGTGTGTTCTCTTTTAtcgtaaatttatcatggaaaaatatGGGATAGAATAAATTCACCTAttaaatttctcattttttacaaAACAGAATTTATCCCTTACTTTGCTCATTTTTACTCTAACATGGAATAATATTATCGCATCAAGAATTTGACCATTAGTATGGCATTCTGGTTTCATATTTTACTTTATGATATGATCctataataatatttgaaatatagCATTATTAAGCTCCACTTGCAacgtaaatatattataatcttCGTGATTGGGATATATGTAATAATATTAAAGCATCAAATTCAAAAGAATGTGCCAAAAAGCATCCTAGGTGAGACAAATGGGACCAAACATCATTCACAATTTCATCTTTTTCAGAAAGAACAAACCATTACACCAAGAAATTGCATTTACAGCTACAAACAGCCCACCAAATTTCTCGAAACATttttaaaagaagaagaagaaaaaaggaaaagaaaaaaaagagagaaaaatagaTTTCCCCTCTCCTCTCTTCCTTTTATTACAAAAGAAATTCCAAACTTTTCCATACCACAAACAAATGTGAAattacagaaaaaaaaaaatccaacgaCCCCCAGACAAATCTAGAAGTCGCTGGTGGCGAGTGGTGCATGCTCGTGGTGGATGTAGCAGTTGCTGTAGACAAGGCCGGCGAGGCCGCCGCCAATGAGTGGGCCCACCCAGTAGATCCAGTGGCCGGAGAAGTCGCCGCTGGCAACGGCGGGGCCGAAGGAGCGGGCGGGGTTCATGGATCCGC harbors:
- the LOC131007750 gene encoding uncharacterized protein LOC131007750 isoform X2; translated protein: MALSFTLRCNLQRSALSEERLKMRTSALHLNNNINVLKNQLVSRQFLLKHGSTSPFQHGALSSSSLAADSSQSGLEEHSLLTNDVKFNRVNCLVWLLHESARSFSAAVKSLGLGGAGPPLAMAWIGVDVHAWHKHISYQVAVYALLMAVTEVELFLSHNRSSNPSPVLNILSPKANFLGDLIDSQLNTRDPKLVQWFRMVELPRISGSFMALFKKWTMEYAGSGVAGTAMAMTCCACIQKLGSERISCCLFSDSIGDALFDLMDATNNLVPLDKLHFLATEAGFEEDFLSYFGSKILPHKNVEDVEFWIRLVQRKLCAAFHRESVASNTRILSNEVGENSLATLALFAYLGRETRLFLSRHGIRVLDKQTRDFVSYLECGILFIYPEFSTLSEYQLLMEVIIDEIGWLNFYAAYNNQLRQERRRSKHPPIQAEKEITLHAVFTVCYDVILGYAHCSNSKHQALGADLLNFLLRSQALLSTCLEDYWVAYDGTIEMQKIVEKNDPDMMASSWMKGAKSSYAVDTRYRPTEINKVEKHIQNLATSSSSFQGESENFLDSGHTSKPKAFQRNFLRKYTRDLVAASIDVWMGTQLLFVDISYTMRLVQKKLRGQRVTKRERRKIQRTTSDMFTLIPVAILMLLPVSAVGHAAMFAAIKKYMPNLIPSPYSDERLDLVKQLKRIKKMKVRLIGIEESASKAVKH
- the LOC131007750 gene encoding uncharacterized protein LOC131007750 isoform X1; amino-acid sequence: MRHFERNEFVVNLRSALSEERLKMRTSALHLNNNINVLKNQLVSRQFLLKHGSTSPFQHGALSSSSLAADSSQSGLEEHSLLTNDVKFNRVNCLVWLLHESARSFSAAVKSLGLGGAGPPLAMAWIGVDVHAWHKHISYQVAVYALLMAVTEVELFLSHNRSSNPSPVLNILSPKANFLGDLIDSQLNTRDPKLVQWFRMVELPRISGSFMALFKKWTMEYAGSGVAGTAMAMTCCACIQKLGSERISCCLFSDSIGDALFDLMDATNNLVPLDKLHFLATEAGFEEDFLSYFGSKILPHKNVEDVEFWIRLVQRKLCAAFHRESVASNTRILSNEVGENSLATLALFAYLGRETRLFLSRHGIRVLDKQTRDFVSYLECGILFIYPEFSTLSEYQLLMEVIIDEIGWLNFYAAYNNQLRQERRRSKHPPIQAEKEITLHAVFTVCYDVILGYAHCSNSKHQALGADLLNFLLRSQALLSTCLEDYWVAYDGTIEMQKIVEKNDPDMMASSWMKGAKSSYAVDTRYRPTEINKVEKHIQNLATSSSSFQGESENFLDSGHTSKPKAFQRNFLRKYTRDLVAASIDVWMGTQLLFVDISYTMRLVQKKLRGQRVTKRERRKIQRTTSDMFTLIPVAILMLLPVSAVGHAAMFAAIKKYMPNLIPSPYSDERLDLVKQLKRIKKMKVRLIGIEESASKAVKH